A genomic window from Serratia liquefaciens includes:
- the sdaA gene encoding L-serine ammonia-lyase, whose translation MISVFDMFKIGIGPSSSHTVGPMKAGKQFVDDLVNKGLMPSITRVAVDVYGSLSLTGKGHHTDIAIILGLAGNMPDTVDIDSIPGFIRDVEQRQRLMLASGLHEVDFPRDGGMVFRSDNLPLHENGMQIHAFAGDKQVYSKTYYSIGGGFIVDEENFGKTDAHELSVPYSFNFAREMLEHCRETGLSLSGMVMQNELALHSKQDIETYFGNIWQTMRACIDRGLNTEGVLPGPLRVPRRASALRRLLVSSDKLSSDPMNVIDWVNMFALAVNEENAAGGRVVTAPTNGACGIVPAVLAYYDHFIESVSPDIYIRYFMAAGAIGALYKMNASISGAEVGCQGEVGVACSMAAAGLAELLGGSPEQVCIAAEIGMEHNLGLTCDPVAGQVQVPCIERNAIASVKAINSARMALRRTSEPRVSLDKVIETMYETGKDMNAKYRETSRGGLAIKVQCD comes from the coding sequence GTGATTAGCGTTTTCGACATGTTTAAGATCGGCATCGGCCCGTCCAGCTCTCATACGGTTGGACCGATGAAAGCCGGCAAACAGTTTGTCGACGATCTGGTAAATAAAGGCCTGATGCCTTCTATCACGCGTGTTGCCGTAGATGTTTACGGCTCACTCTCATTGACCGGTAAAGGTCACCATACCGATATCGCTATCATCCTCGGCCTGGCGGGCAATATGCCTGATACCGTTGATATCGATAGCATCCCGGGCTTTATTCGCGATGTAGAACAACGTCAAAGACTGATGCTGGCCAGCGGCCTGCATGAGGTAGATTTCCCGCGTGACGGCGGCATGGTATTCCGCAGCGATAACCTGCCGCTGCATGAGAACGGCATGCAAATCCACGCCTTCGCCGGGGATAAACAAGTTTACAGCAAGACTTACTATTCTATCGGCGGTGGTTTTATCGTCGATGAAGAGAATTTCGGCAAAACCGACGCGCACGAATTGAGCGTTCCTTACTCGTTCAATTTTGCGCGTGAAATGCTTGAGCATTGCCGTGAAACCGGGCTGTCGCTGTCCGGCATGGTGATGCAGAACGAACTGGCGCTGCACAGCAAGCAGGATATCGAAACCTACTTCGGCAACATCTGGCAGACCATGCGCGCCTGTATCGACCGCGGCCTGAATACCGAAGGCGTACTGCCTGGTCCACTGCGCGTACCGCGTCGTGCTTCCGCATTACGTCGTCTGTTGGTCTCCTCCGACAAGCTGTCCAGCGATCCGATGAACGTTATTGACTGGGTCAATATGTTCGCGCTGGCGGTCAACGAAGAGAATGCGGCGGGTGGTCGTGTGGTCACCGCGCCAACCAACGGCGCCTGCGGCATCGTACCGGCCGTATTGGCTTACTATGACCACTTTATCGAATCCGTCAGCCCGGATATTTACATCCGTTACTTTATGGCGGCGGGTGCTATCGGTGCGCTGTACAAAATGAACGCTTCTATCTCCGGCGCCGAAGTGGGCTGCCAGGGGGAAGTGGGCGTGGCCTGTTCGATGGCGGCGGCCGGTTTGGCTGAACTGCTGGGCGGCAGCCCGGAACAGGTCTGCATCGCGGCAGAAATCGGTATGGAACACAACCTGGGGCTAACCTGTGACCCGGTTGCCGGCCAGGTTCAGGTGCCTTGCATCGAGCGTAACGCCATTGCCTCCGTGAAGGCAATCAACTCGGCGCGCATGGCCCTGCGACGCACCAGCGAACCTCGCGTGTCACTGGATAAGGTGATCGAAACCATGTACGAAACCGGCAAAGACATGAACGCCAAATACCGAGAAACCTCTCGTGGCGGTCTGGCCATCAAAGTACAGTGCGATTAA
- a CDS encoding CoA pyrophosphatase, producing the protein MNPPSYPTSLAAFISRFQLQLPQASQISHNVRPAAVLIPIICRPEPTLLLTRRADSLRKHPGQVAFPGGKTDAEDGSAIITALREAQEEVAIPPQAVTILGQLAPLDSSTGFQVTPVVGLISPDVQFSANEDEVADVFEMPLHEALTLSRYYPLDIQRAGHSHRIYLSWYQSQFVWGLTAAIIRRLAQQVSI; encoded by the coding sequence GTGAACCCACCGAGTTACCCTACCTCGCTGGCGGCTTTTATCAGCCGCTTCCAACTGCAACTGCCGCAGGCATCGCAGATTTCGCATAACGTCCGCCCGGCGGCGGTACTGATACCCATTATCTGCCGACCTGAGCCCACGCTGCTGCTCACCCGACGCGCCGATTCCTTGCGAAAACATCCGGGCCAGGTGGCGTTTCCCGGCGGTAAAACCGATGCCGAAGACGGGTCGGCGATTATTACCGCCCTGCGTGAAGCCCAGGAGGAAGTGGCAATCCCCCCCCAGGCGGTGACCATTCTTGGCCAACTGGCCCCGCTCGACAGCAGCACCGGTTTCCAGGTCACCCCGGTTGTCGGTCTGATCTCACCCGACGTACAATTTAGCGCCAATGAAGACGAAGTGGCCGACGTTTTCGAAATGCCTCTGCACGAAGCGCTGACGCTCTCACGCTATTACCCGCTGGATATTCAGCGTGCCGGCCATTCGCACCGTATTTATTTGTCCTGGTACCAGAGCCAATTTGTCTGGGGATTGACCGCCGCCATCATTCGCCGCCTGGCGCAACAGGTCAGCATTTAG